From the Roseibium salinum genome, one window contains:
- the bhcD gene encoding iminosuccinate reductase BhcD, whose protein sequence is MIIVPEKEIAGLLGRAEAFEAVENVFAAMASGQAYNFPVIREAIGHADALYGFKSGFDRSSLALGLKSGGYWPGNAEKGLTNHQSTVFLFDADTGRARAVVGGNLLTALRTAAASAVSIKHLARKDAKVLGMIGAGHQSTFQMRAAAEQRDFDKVLGWNFHPEMLSRLEETAGELGLPFESVDLDRMGAEADVIISITSSFDPILMAHQVGPGTHIACMGTDTKGKQEVDVELVAGATLFTDEVAQSATIGECQHAVAKGIVSRDNIIEIGAVINATHPGRTSESEITLFDGTGVGLQDLAVASAAVELAIRKGVAIEVDF, encoded by the coding sequence ATGATCATCGTTCCTGAAAAGGAAATCGCCGGGCTGCTCGGCAGGGCCGAGGCATTCGAGGCCGTCGAGAACGTCTTTGCCGCCATGGCGAGCGGGCAGGCCTACAACTTTCCGGTCATTCGCGAAGCCATCGGCCATGCCGACGCGCTTTACGGCTTCAAGTCCGGCTTCGACCGCTCTTCGCTCGCGCTGGGGCTGAAATCCGGCGGCTACTGGCCCGGCAATGCCGAAAAGGGCCTTACCAACCACCAGTCGACGGTCTTCCTGTTCGATGCGGATACCGGCAGGGCCCGGGCCGTCGTCGGCGGCAATCTTCTGACGGCGCTCAGAACGGCTGCGGCTTCCGCCGTTTCCATCAAGCATCTCGCCCGCAAGGATGCCAAGGTGCTCGGCATGATCGGAGCGGGTCATCAGTCCACGTTCCAGATGCGGGCCGCGGCCGAGCAGCGGGACTTCGATAAGGTCCTCGGCTGGAACTTTCACCCGGAAATGCTGTCCCGCCTGGAAGAGACTGCAGGCGAACTCGGCCTGCCGTTCGAGTCCGTCGACCTCGACCGGATGGGCGCCGAAGCGGATGTGATCATCTCGATCACCTCGAGTTTCGATCCGATCCTGATGGCGCATCAGGTTGGCCCCGGCACGCATATCGCCTGCATGGGCACGGATACCAAGGGCAAGCAGGAAGTCGATGTCGAGCTGGTGGCCGGTGCGACCCTCTTTACCGACGAAGTCGCCCAGTCCGCCACCATCGGCGAATGCCAGCACGCGGTCGCCAAAGGCATTGTATCCAGGGACAATATAATCGAGATCGGCGCCGTGATTAATGCTACGCATCCCGGACGGACCTCGGAAAGCGAGATCACGCTGTTCGACGGAACCGGCGTCGGCCTTCAGGATCTCGCCGTTGCCTCGGCCGCGGTTGAGCTGGCGATCCGGAAGGGTGTCGCTATCGAAGTGGATTTTTGA